A single window of Mangifera indica cultivar Alphonso chromosome 18, CATAS_Mindica_2.1, whole genome shotgun sequence DNA harbors:
- the LOC123201303 gene encoding scarecrow-like protein 18 has translation MLGSLNPSPHDHQEEDPSTTDLQYRRITQPSSPAIQMRQLLISCAELISHSDFSAAHRLISILSTHSSPYGDSTERLVHQFVRALSLRPNHTHATVSAFILNTSNATTSITTNTTTTTATNMSNITNFDSSLQSSYLSLNQITPFIRFSHLTANQAILEAIEVGQQAIHILDFDIMHGVQWPPLMQALAERSNDTLLPPPMLRITGTGHDLNILQRTGDRLLKFAHTLGLRFQFHPLLILNDDPTSVARYLPSALTLLPDEALAVNCVLYLHRLLKDDSRDLRLFLHKIKALNPKVVTIAEREANHNHPLFLQRFVEALDHYTAIFDSLEATLPPNSRERLAVEQIWFGREIVDIVAAEGDNRRERHERFESWEVILRSSGFANVPLSPFALSQAKLLLRLHYPSEGYQLQIFNNSFFLGWQNRPLFSISSWR, from the coding sequence ATGCTTGGCTCCTTGAATCCATCTCCTCATGATCATCAAGAAGAAGATCCCTCAACCACAGATCTGCAATACCGGCGGATTACACAACCATCTTCACCTGCAATCCAAATGCGCCAGTTACTGATCAGTTGTGCCGAGCTCATCTCTCACTCAGACTTCTCTGCTGCTCATCGTCTCATCTCCATTTTGTCCACCCACTCTTCTCCTTATGGTGATTCTACTGAAAGGTTGGTCCATCAATTTGTTAGAGCTCTCTCTCTTCGCCCCAATCACACCCACGCCACCGTTAGTGCGTTTATATTGAATACAAGTAATGCTACTACCAGTATTACTaccaacaccaccaccaccacggCAACAAATATGAGCAATATCACTAATTTTGATTCATCCCTTCAGTCATCTTATCTATCCCTGAACCAAATAACACCGTTCATAAGATTCAGCCATCTTACAGCTAACCAGGCCATATTGGAAGCCATAGAAGTAGGGCAACAGGCTATCCACATCCTCGACTTTGACATCATGCATGGTGTACAATGGCCTCCTCTTATGCAGGCCTTAGCTGAGCGTTCCAACGACACTCTCCTCCCTCCTCCTATGCTTCGAATCACCGGAACAGGACACGATTTGAACATCCTCCAGAGGACTGGTGACCGCCTTTTGAAGTTTGCACACACTCTCGGCCTCAGATTCCAATTTCACCCTCTTCTCATCCTTAATGACGACCCTACTTCAGTTGCTCGCTATCTTCCCTCAGCGCTCACCCTCCTTCCAGACGAGGCCTTGGCTGTCAACTGCGTTTTATATCTACATAGACTTCTTAAGGATGACTCTCGCGATCTGCGCCTTTTCCTCCACAAAATCAAGGCTTTAAACCCCAAAGTGGTAACCATTGCAGAAAGAGAAGCCAACCACAACCACCCTCTTTTCTTGCAGAGATTTGTGGAGGCCTTGGATCACTACACAGCCATCTTTGATTCCCTGGAGGCGACCTTGCCGCCCAACAGCCGAGAGAGACTGGCAGTTGAGCAGATATGGTTTGGAAGAGAAATAGTAGACATAGTGGCGGCAGAGGGAGATAATAGAAGAGAGCGGCATGAGAGGTTTGAGTCATGGGAAGTGATACTTAGGAGCTCAGGTTTCGCCAATGTCCCCTTGAGCCCCTTTGCCTTGTCTCAAGCAAAACTCCTTTTAAGACTTCATTATCCTTCAGAAGGTTATCAGCTTCAGATTTTTAACAATTCTTTCTTCCTAGGTTGGCAGAATCGTCCCCTTTTCTCAATATCATCCTGGCGCTAA